A DNA window from Desulfuromonas sp. contains the following coding sequences:
- a CDS encoding YraN family protein: protein MTEKRLKLGAWGEEQAACWLRRQGARILERNLRTPVGEIDIVARLKKQILFVEVKTRTSLEFGTPAEAVGPRKQQQIIRTAQWFLQQEKPNNLQPRFDVISVLCENDKIRIEHFPNAFEL from the coding sequence ATGACCGAAAAACGGCTGAAACTTGGGGCCTGGGGAGAGGAACAGGCGGCTTGTTGGCTGCGCCGCCAGGGTGCCAGGATACTTGAAAGGAATTTGCGCACTCCGGTCGGTGAGATCGATATTGTGGCGCGGCTGAAAAAACAGATCCTCTTTGTCGAAGTAAAAACCCGCACCAGCCTCGAGTTCGGTACACCGGCTGAAGCGGTCGGGCCAAGGAAGCAACAGCAGATTATCCGCACTGCGCAGTGGTTTTTGCAACAGGAGAAACCGAATAATCTGCAGCCACGCTTTGATGTCATCTCGGTTCTGTGTGAGAACGATAAGATCCGGATTGAGCATTTTCCGAACGCTTTCGAGTTGTAG
- a CDS encoding ribonuclease HII, giving the protein MTEPLFPLEDFNPLVFEQRAWASGYRFVAGIDEAGRGPLAGPVVAAAVILPETFDLTGLTDSKKLSEKAREKLYPLIRQQAVAVGIALATPCEIDQHNILQATLLSMQKAVARLPIAADCLLIDGISPIPSALPQKTIKKGDSLSLSIAAASVVAKVVRDRIMIAYDRHYPGFGFSKHKGYGSKEHRQAIEQLGPTPIHRKSFRCVREFVEGK; this is encoded by the coding sequence ATGACCGAACCCCTTTTTCCCCTGGAAGATTTCAATCCACTTGTATTTGAGCAACGTGCCTGGGCAAGTGGTTATCGATTTGTTGCCGGCATCGACGAAGCCGGCCGTGGTCCTCTTGCTGGCCCGGTAGTCGCCGCGGCGGTTATCCTCCCTGAAACATTTGATCTTACAGGTTTGACCGATTCCAAAAAGCTGAGCGAAAAAGCGCGTGAAAAACTCTATCCTTTGATTCGCCAACAGGCGGTTGCTGTTGGCATTGCTCTGGCGACGCCTTGTGAAATTGATCAGCACAATATTCTGCAGGCAACTCTGCTCAGTATGCAAAAAGCTGTTGCAAGGCTTCCTATAGCTGCAGACTGCCTGTTGATTGATGGCATATCACCGATTCCGTCAGCCCTTCCACAAAAAACAATCAAAAAAGGTGATTCTCTCTCTCTTTCAATCGCAGCCGCATCGGTTGTCGCCAAGGTCGTTCGTGATCGAATCATGATCGCTTATGATCGTCATTACCCGGGTTTTGGATTCTCGAAACATAAGGGTTATGGCAGCAAAGAGCATCGCCAGGCAATTGAGCAGCTCGGGCCGACGCCAATTCACCGTAAGAGTTTCCGGTGTGTCCGCGAGTTTGTCGAGGGGAAATGA
- a CDS encoding NAD(+) synthase — protein sequence MTQFTKNLLELDFVRVAVVSPEVRVADVDFNLSTIEAEIHRLAGQGCQLAIFPELCLTGYTCGDLFFQEHLLAKARAAVKKIARLSAGSGMALVVGSPVSSDGRLFNCAIFVAAGEILGIVPKTYLPNSREFYEERWFSSAFDVISEQVTWDGVAIPFGADLLFQAENLPGCIVGLEICEDAWVANPPSGQQALQGATILANLSASPEILGKEDYRRELVRAQSGRCLAAYVYASAGPGESSTDLVFSGHSLLAENGMILAENERFSFATDSVMADIDIGRLLNERRQNNGFADGLIESHRRMISFALRDAAADELRRPLTQTPFVPRREEERCRRCREIFDLQTTALAKRLRHTGSVNAVIGVSGGLDSTLALLVTAHAFDKIELNRDGIMAVTMPGFGTTKRTRNNATELAGILGCSLKEIPINAAVTTHFQDIGHDPDRHDIVFENAQARERTQILMDLANQNGGLVVGTGDLSELALGWCTYNADHMSMYGVNAGVPKTLVRYLVEWCADKVFSGKASDILRDICATPVSPELLPPDANGEIEQKTEETIGPYLLHDFFLYQVVRMQFAPGKVFFLASRAFAGTYDPETIMKWLENFYRRFFSQQFKRSCLPDGPKIGSVALSPRGDWRMPSDASPDLWLQELAMIKDEIGLQES from the coding sequence ATGACTCAATTCACCAAAAATCTTCTCGAGCTTGATTTTGTGCGCGTTGCTGTGGTTTCACCGGAAGTCCGGGTCGCCGACGTCGACTTCAATCTCTCGACGATTGAAGCCGAGATCCACCGATTGGCCGGGCAGGGGTGCCAGCTTGCCATTTTCCCCGAACTCTGCCTCACTGGTTACACCTGTGGCGATCTGTTTTTTCAGGAACACCTTCTCGCTAAAGCCCGCGCCGCTGTCAAGAAAATTGCCAGACTGAGTGCCGGATCTGGCATGGCGCTGGTCGTCGGCTCTCCCGTGTCGTCGGATGGGCGGCTGTTTAACTGCGCTATCTTTGTCGCCGCCGGCGAGATCCTTGGCATTGTTCCGAAGACCTACCTGCCGAACAGTCGTGAATTTTATGAAGAACGCTGGTTCTCCTCTGCCTTCGACGTTATCTCCGAGCAGGTGACCTGGGACGGTGTTGCGATACCGTTCGGTGCCGATCTGTTATTTCAGGCTGAAAACCTGCCGGGATGTATTGTCGGTCTCGAAATTTGCGAGGATGCCTGGGTTGCCAATCCGCCAAGCGGGCAACAGGCATTGCAGGGAGCGACGATACTGGCAAATCTTTCGGCAAGTCCCGAGATCCTCGGCAAGGAGGATTATCGGCGTGAACTGGTCAGGGCCCAATCGGGACGATGTCTGGCCGCCTACGTTTATGCGTCGGCCGGGCCGGGTGAGTCAAGTACCGACCTGGTCTTCTCCGGGCATTCCCTGCTCGCTGAAAATGGCATGATTCTCGCCGAAAACGAGCGGTTTTCGTTTGCCACGGATTCGGTCATGGCTGATATCGATATTGGCCGCTTGCTTAATGAGCGGCGCCAAAATAACGGGTTTGCCGATGGTTTGATTGAATCACATCGACGCATGATTTCTTTTGCCCTCCGGGATGCTGCGGCAGATGAGCTCAGGCGGCCGTTGACGCAGACACCTTTTGTCCCCCGACGCGAAGAAGAGAGGTGTCGGCGCTGTCGGGAGATTTTCGATCTGCAGACAACAGCGCTTGCCAAGCGCTTGCGACATACCGGCTCGGTCAATGCCGTTATCGGGGTTTCCGGAGGGCTCGATTCAACCCTCGCCCTGCTGGTAACGGCCCACGCTTTCGACAAAATTGAACTGAACCGCGATGGAATTATGGCAGTGACCATGCCCGGTTTCGGAACGACCAAAAGAACCCGGAACAATGCGACCGAACTGGCCGGAATTCTTGGATGTTCGCTGAAGGAAATCCCGATCAATGCTGCCGTCACGACCCATTTTCAAGACATCGGACACGACCCGGACAGGCATGATATTGTTTTTGAAAATGCCCAGGCGCGTGAACGGACACAGATCCTGATGGATCTGGCGAATCAGAACGGTGGCCTGGTGGTCGGCACCGGCGATCTCTCCGAACTGGCTCTCGGCTGGTGTACTTACAACGCCGATCACATGTCGATGTACGGGGTCAACGCCGGCGTCCCCAAAACCCTGGTTCGCTATCTGGTTGAATGGTGCGCCGACAAGGTCTTCAGCGGCAAGGCTTCGGATATCCTCAGGGATATCTGTGCAACGCCGGTCTCTCCCGAGCTGCTGCCGCCCGATGCCAACGGTGAGATCGAACAGAAGACGGAGGAGACTATCGGTCCGTACCTGCTGCATGATTTTTTTCTGTATCAGGTTGTCCGGATGCAGTTCGCCCCCGGCAAGGTATTTTTCCTCGCCAGCCGGGCGTTTGCCGGGACCTATGACCCGGAGACGATCATGAAATGGCTGGAAAACTTCTACCGCCGTTTTTTCAGCCAGCAGTTCAAACGCTCCTGTCTGCCGGATGGCCCGAAAATCGGCAGTGTGGCTTTGTCGCCGCGGGGCGATTGGCGCATGCCGAGCGACGCCAGCCCTGATCTCTGGTTGCAGGAGCTGGCCATGATCAAGGATGAAATAGGTTTGCAAGAGTC